In Juglans microcarpa x Juglans regia isolate MS1-56 chromosome 4S, Jm3101_v1.0, whole genome shotgun sequence, a single window of DNA contains:
- the LOC121261852 gene encoding myrcene synthase, chloroplastic-like: MASTVNEISDSPVTTRRAANYQPALWKDDYILSLTSEYVGESYTRRADQLKAEVWRMFHKVVDPLEKLELIDVLQKLGLSYHFEDEVKRTLEAIYNTIHQAGDICKKENLYATSLEFRLLRQHGYSVPQEGETILDEARAFASKQLKEYMEQNKSQNLSTFVGHALELPLHWRMLIKVGSKVVH, from the exons ATGGCCAGTACTGTTAATGAAATCTCTGACAGTCCCGTTACTACTCGCCGAGCTGCTAACTATCAGCCTGCCTTGTGGAAGGACGACTACATCTTGTCATTGACTAGCGAATATGTG gGGGAGTCATACACTAGACGAGCTGATCAGTTGAAGGCAGAAGTTTGGAGAATGTTTCACAAAGTGGTAGATCCATTAGAGAAACTTGAGCTGATCGATGTATTACAAAAACTTGGATTATCGTATCACTTTGAGGATGAAGTAAAGAGGACATTGGAAGCTATATACAACACAATTCATCAAGCTGGTGATATTTGCAAGAAGGAGAATTTATACGCCACTTCACTTGAATTTAGGCTACTAAGACAGCATGGATATAGTGTCCCTCAAG AAGGCGAAACTATCTTGGATGAAGCAAGAGCGTTTGCGTCAAAGCAACTCAAGGAGTACATGGAGCAAAACAAAAGTCAAAATCTTTCTACTTTTGTCGGCCATGCGCTAGAGCTTCCATTGCATTGGAGGATGCTAATTAAGGTTGGAAGCAAGGTGGTTCATTGA